One genomic window of Cellulophaga sp. Hel_I_12 includes the following:
- a CDS encoding CBS domain-containing protein, with protein sequence MGIKSFQGARKVVKKEFEAPILVQDYMTKKLITFTPDQCILKVMELFTKHNISGGPVLDNNGFLVGIISEADCMKTISESRYFNQPILEKSVETYMTKNVETIAPDISIFDAAGVFHRNNRRRLPVLKDGLLVGQISRKDIVIAALKLSGQNW encoded by the coding sequence ATGGGAATCAAAAGTTTTCAAGGCGCACGAAAAGTGGTGAAAAAGGAATTCGAAGCTCCCATTTTGGTGCAAGATTACATGACCAAAAAATTGATCACCTTTACGCCTGATCAATGTATCTTAAAAGTAATGGAACTTTTTACGAAGCATAATATTTCCGGTGGACCCGTATTAGATAATAATGGTTTTTTAGTAGGTATTATTTCTGAGGCAGATTGTATGAAAACCATATCAGAGAGTCGCTACTTTAATCAACCAATTTTAGAAAAAAGCGTGGAGACCTATATGACAAAAAATGTTGAAACGATTGCTCCAGATATTAGCATTTTCGATGCTGCGGGTGTTTTTCACAGGAATAATAGAAGAAGATTACCGGTGCTAAAAGACGGTCTTTTAGTAGGGCAAATTAGTCGAAAAGATATTGTGATTGCTGCACTTAAATTGAGTGGGCAGAATTGGTAG
- a CDS encoding DUF6265 family protein has product MMKAFLLALLFSTICFSQNTLTGQENTPSPKATLADASFIQGHWKGEAFGGTTEEIWTTAMGNSMLFSFRLVVDGKVNFYEIGHILEKEDSLILQLKHFGADLKGWEEKDETQDFKLIKKEKNKLYFDGLTYEKISATEMNAHVVTVHKDGSKSEITFNFKKQ; this is encoded by the coding sequence ATGATGAAAGCCTTCTTACTTGCCTTACTTTTTTCTACTATTTGCTTCTCACAGAACACCCTCACTGGGCAAGAAAATACCCCATCTCCCAAAGCAACACTGGCAGATGCTAGTTTTATACAAGGGCATTGGAAAGGCGAAGCATTTGGTGGAACCACCGAAGAAATTTGGACAACGGCTATGGGTAATTCCATGCTCTTTAGCTTTAGACTAGTGGTTGATGGTAAAGTAAATTTTTATGAAATTGGCCATATTCTCGAGAAAGAGGACTCCCTTATATTACAATTAAAACATTTCGGAGCCGATCTTAAGGGTTGGGAAGAAAAAGACGAAACCCAAGACTTTAAGCTGATTAAAAAAGAAAAAAATAAATTGTATTTTGATGGCTTAACCTATGAAAAAATTAGCGCAACTGAAATGAATGCTCATGTAGTTACGGTCCATAAAGACGGATCAAAGTCAGAAATAACATTCAACTTTAAAAAACAATAA
- a CDS encoding pentapeptide repeat-containing protein codes for MNNPLIVDATYKSKKYTEHRLPKAEYEHCIFDTCIFSKAELSNITFSSCEFIDCDLSNANLKETSIKDCAFKNCKLLGINFSVCDLFLLSFSFDNCILNYASFERLKLKKTLFKSCKIQHVDFTNSNLTEVIFEQCDLEHAIFSNTILEKADFRTAYHFSIHPEENSMKKAKFSKDNLEGLLSRYKIDVH; via the coding sequence ATGAACAATCCGCTTATCGTTGACGCCACCTATAAAAGCAAAAAGTATACAGAACATAGGTTGCCAAAGGCCGAATATGAACATTGCATTTTTGATACTTGTATTTTCTCAAAAGCAGAGCTCAGCAACATCACGTTTTCGTCCTGTGAGTTTATAGATTGTGATTTAAGCAATGCCAACTTAAAAGAGACCAGTATAAAGGATTGTGCTTTTAAAAACTGTAAACTTCTTGGCATAAATTTTAGCGTGTGCGACCTATTTTTACTGTCTTTTAGCTTTGATAATTGCATCCTAAATTATGCCTCATTCGAGAGATTAAAACTAAAAAAAACACTTTTTAAATCTTGTAAAATACAGCACGTAGATTTTACCAATAGTAATCTTACAGAAGTTATTTTTGAGCAATGCGATTTAGAGCATGCCATTTTTAGTAATACTATCTTAGAAAAAGCTGATTTCAGAACAGCGTATCACTTTTCTATACATCCAGAAGAAAATAGCATGAAAAAAGCAAAGTTTTCAAAGGATAATTTAGAAGGTTTACTTAGCCGTTATAAAATTGATGTGCATTAA
- a CDS encoding M28 family metallopeptidase, whose product MKKQLLISVLTLAIISCKSEPKEKAIDVQVQETTIGNHIAALASDDFLGRMPFTEGETKTVNYLKEEFIKLGVQPGNGTSFFQEVPLVEITGTPSEKMTISGGKTPIVLDYLDDFVALTQRIVPNVALNDSELVFAGYGIVAPEYGWNDYEGIDWKGKTAVVLINDPGFRSGDNQLFKGDAMTYYGRWTYKYEEAARQGAAGILIIHETEPASYGWNVVQSSWSGAKMNLESSAPQTDVQGWISMESAQQLFENSSLEDKNYNTLARQKNFKPIALGLKASVQITNTIKKDVSKNVVALIPGTDQKDEYIIYSAHWDHLGVGRPVKNDSIYNGAVDNASGTACLLAIAEAYKKMPPTKRSIVFIAVTAEEQGLLGSAFYAENPIYDPKKSVANINMDALASPGPMKDLTITGFGHSEMDAYAKTAADQQGRYIIPDPDAEKGYFFRSDHFNFAKIGIPALYASGSHEDFEYGVDYVKKMKEDYQKNKYHQPADEYIPGETALSGIQFDAQLLFHVGLQLANETKFPKWYDSSEFKAARDK is encoded by the coding sequence ATGAAAAAACAACTTTTAATTTCAGTACTTACCTTAGCCATAATAAGTTGCAAGTCTGAACCAAAAGAAAAAGCAATAGATGTTCAAGTTCAGGAAACTACGATCGGGAATCATATTGCGGCATTGGCCTCTGATGACTTTTTAGGAAGAATGCCGTTTACCGAAGGTGAAACGAAAACTGTAAACTATTTAAAAGAAGAGTTTATAAAACTCGGAGTACAACCGGGCAATGGAACTAGTTTTTTTCAAGAAGTTCCTCTCGTAGAAATTACAGGAACACCTTCCGAAAAAATGACGATTTCTGGTGGCAAAACGCCAATAGTCTTAGATTACTTGGATGATTTTGTTGCACTTACTCAAAGAATAGTCCCTAATGTTGCACTAAATGATTCAGAATTAGTTTTTGCGGGATATGGTATTGTCGCCCCCGAATATGGCTGGAATGATTATGAAGGCATCGATTGGAAAGGTAAAACAGCAGTAGTTTTAATCAATGATCCTGGATTTAGGTCAGGAGATAATCAACTTTTTAAAGGCGATGCGATGACGTACTATGGTCGCTGGACCTATAAGTATGAAGAGGCTGCTCGACAAGGTGCTGCTGGCATACTAATTATTCATGAAACTGAACCTGCTTCATACGGTTGGAATGTAGTACAAAGCAGCTGGAGTGGCGCAAAAATGAACTTAGAAAGCAGTGCCCCACAAACCGATGTACAAGGCTGGATCAGTATGGAAAGTGCGCAACAGTTATTTGAGAATTCATCTCTTGAAGATAAAAACTACAATACCCTTGCTCGGCAAAAAAACTTTAAACCTATCGCCTTAGGATTAAAAGCATCAGTTCAAATTACCAATACCATTAAAAAGGATGTCTCGAAAAATGTGGTAGCGCTCATTCCTGGCACCGATCAAAAAGATGAGTACATTATTTATTCTGCGCATTGGGATCATCTAGGGGTTGGCAGACCTGTCAAAAACGATTCTATTTACAATGGAGCCGTCGATAATGCTTCTGGAACCGCCTGCTTATTGGCCATTGCCGAGGCCTATAAAAAAATGCCTCCTACTAAACGTTCTATCGTTTTTATTGCAGTTACGGCAGAGGAACAAGGCTTGCTTGGCTCTGCGTTTTATGCAGAAAACCCAATTTACGATCCTAAAAAATCGGTTGCTAACATCAATATGGATGCACTTGCAAGTCCTGGTCCTATGAAAGATTTGACCATAACAGGTTTTGGACATTCTGAAATGGACGCCTACGCTAAAACAGCCGCTGATCAACAAGGGCGATATATTATTCCTGATCCTGACGCAGAAAAAGGGTATTTCTTTAGATCAGATCATTTTAATTTTGCTAAAATCGGCATTCCCGCCTTATATGCGAGCGGAAGTCATGAAGATTTTGAATACGGTGTTGACTATGTAAAAAAAATGAAGGAAGATTATCAAAAAAATAAATACCACCAACCTGCGGATGAATACATTCCCGGCGAAACTGCCTTAAGTGGTATACAGTTTGATGCGCAGCTTCTATTTCATGTTGGCTTGCAGTTGGCTAACGAAACTAAATTCCCAAAATGGTATGACTCTAGCGAGTTTAAAGCTGCTAGAGATAAGTAA
- a CDS encoding peptide-methionine (S)-S-oxide reductase: MTDIQEIGFGGGCHWCTEAVFQNLKGVRHVQQGWIASIGKNEAYSEAVWLHFDRDQIDLKTLIEIHLHTHKSTSNHSMRKKYRSAVYTFSEVQKKMAERLVKNLQTDFDKPIITQVLPFQAFKPSEESVQNYYVKNPEKPFCTSFIEPKLKIVLTKFSQYTRAIKEKSFITKPLVDKKSKM; the protein is encoded by the coding sequence TTGACTGACATTCAAGAAATAGGGTTTGGAGGTGGCTGCCATTGGTGTACAGAGGCTGTTTTTCAAAATTTGAAAGGAGTACGCCATGTGCAACAAGGTTGGATTGCATCAATCGGAAAAAACGAAGCATATTCCGAAGCAGTATGGCTGCACTTTGATCGGGATCAAATAGACCTTAAAACCTTAATTGAAATTCATTTACACACCCATAAAAGCACGTCTAATCACAGCATGCGTAAAAAATATAGGTCTGCTGTGTATACTTTTTCTGAAGTACAGAAAAAAATGGCTGAACGCCTAGTAAAAAACCTTCAAACTGATTTTGACAAACCAATCATAACGCAAGTACTCCCTTTTCAAGCCTTCAAACCATCCGAAGAAAGCGTTCAAAATTACTATGTTAAAAATCCTGAAAAACCGTTTTGTACAAGCTTTATTGAACCTAAGTTAAAGATAGTACTCACCAAGTTCTCCCAATACACAAGGGCAATAAAAGAGAAATCATTTATAACCAAGCCGTTAGTTGATAAAAAGAGTAAAATGTAG
- the msrA gene encoding peptide-methionine (S)-S-oxide reductase MsrA — MENYKKAYIAGGCFWGMEDLFRVRPGIVDTEVGYIGGLNEHPTYPNHPGHAEGIELTYNPKETNFREILDYFYRIHNPTTIDQQGNDLGSSYRSAIFFQNEEEKSIAKEIINIVDSTNRWEGKIVTTLEPWTRFWPAEPEHQDYLVKKPNGYTCHFERFDTFL, encoded by the coding sequence ATGGAAAATTATAAAAAAGCGTACATAGCAGGCGGATGTTTCTGGGGAATGGAAGATTTATTTAGAGTGCGACCTGGAATTGTCGATACAGAGGTGGGCTACATTGGTGGTCTAAACGAGCATCCTACCTATCCTAATCATCCAGGCCATGCAGAAGGTATAGAACTCACCTACAACCCAAAAGAAACAAATTTTAGAGAAATATTAGACTACTTCTACCGCATTCATAACCCAACAACCATTGATCAACAGGGTAATGACTTAGGCTCTAGCTATAGGTCAGCGATATTTTTTCAAAATGAAGAGGAGAAATCCATAGCCAAAGAAATTATAAATATTGTTGATAGCACCAACCGATGGGAAGGCAAAATAGTCACTACTTTAGAACCTTGGACTAGGTTTTGGCCTGCAGAGCCAGAACACCAAGACTATTTAGTTAAAAAACCAAATGGCTACACCTGCCATTTTGAAAGATTTGATACCTTTCTATAG
- the msrA gene encoding peptide-methionine (S)-S-oxide reductase MsrA: MERHRKAYLGGGCFWCLEAIFRNLKGVEKVVSGYSGGSVPGTPTYREVSSGKTGHKEIIALTFDPEIISFESLLFVFFSSHNPNTSQAQGFGYGSQYTSVIFYDDESQELSANAVIAELSPRFSIPILTLVRRFERFFPAEDYHQNYYEENKNDAYCTSIIEPQLKKIQKLYTDQLK, encoded by the coding sequence ATGGAACGGCATAGAAAAGCATATTTGGGTGGTGGTTGTTTTTGGTGTCTTGAGGCTATTTTTAGGAACTTAAAAGGAGTAGAAAAGGTAGTTTCTGGATATTCAGGAGGTAGTGTTCCCGGTACACCGACGTACAGAGAGGTAAGCTCTGGAAAAACAGGTCATAAGGAAATTATAGCGCTAACATTTGATCCTGAAATAATCAGTTTTGAATCTTTGCTATTCGTTTTCTTTAGCAGTCACAACCCAAATACTTCTCAAGCGCAAGGTTTTGGCTATGGCAGCCAGTACACCTCCGTAATATTTTATGACGATGAATCTCAAGAATTAAGTGCTAATGCCGTTATTGCTGAGCTATCCCCTAGGTTCAGCATACCAATTTTAACCCTTGTACGCAGATTTGAAAGATTTTTTCCAGCGGAAGATTATCATCAAAATTATTATGAAGAAAATAAAAACGACGCTTATTGCACATCAATCATTGAACCTCAATTAAAAAAAATACAAAAATTATATACAGACCAATTAAAATAG
- the msrB gene encoding peptide-methionine (R)-S-oxide reductase MsrB, giving the protein MITWKDIISFSVNGSPEPDKRVEKTETEWKNSLTPEQFKITRKKGTEAPHSGALCSAHDAGKYNCVCCDTPLFDSGIKFESGTGWPSFTQPIKENAIKYHKDSSFGMLRVEVLCNTCDAHLGHIFPDGPEPSGLRYCINSESMTLQTNE; this is encoded by the coding sequence ATGATCACTTGGAAAGATATAATTAGTTTTTCAGTAAACGGCAGTCCTGAACCTGATAAGAGAGTAGAAAAAACAGAAACAGAGTGGAAAAATAGTTTAACTCCTGAGCAGTTTAAAATTACCAGAAAAAAAGGTACAGAAGCACCACATTCGGGAGCGCTTTGTAGTGCTCATGATGCTGGAAAATACAATTGTGTTTGCTGTGATACGCCGCTATTTGATTCTGGCATAAAATTCGAATCCGGCACTGGTTGGCCAAGTTTTACCCAACCTATTAAAGAAAATGCTATAAAATATCATAAAGACAGCTCATTCGGGATGCTTAGGGTTGAAGTGTTATGCAATACTTGTGATGCACATCTAGGCCATATTTTCCCGGATGGACCGGAACCCAGTGGCTTACGCTATTGCATAAATTCTGAATCAATGACCTTACAAACAAACGAATAA
- the trxA gene encoding thioredoxin, producing MALEITDATFDEVVLKSDKPVVVDFWAAWCGPCRMVGPIIDEVSNEYEGKAVVGKVDVDANQEFAAKYGVRNIPTVLVFKNGEIVSRQVGVSPKKVYTDAIDAAM from the coding sequence ATGGCATTAGAAATAACAGATGCAACTTTTGACGAAGTTGTCTTAAAAAGTGATAAACCAGTAGTTGTAGATTTTTGGGCAGCGTGGTGTGGACCTTGCCGAATGGTAGGACCAATTATTGATGAAGTTAGTAATGAATATGAAGGTAAAGCCGTTGTTGGCAAAGTAGATGTTGATGCGAATCAAGAATTCGCTGCAAAATATGGTGTTCGTAATATCCCTACCGTTTTGGTATTTAAAAATGGAGAGATTGTAAGCCGACAAGTCGGTGTTTCTCCAAAAAAGGTGTATACCGATGCTATAGATGCCGCGATGTAA
- a CDS encoding carbonic anhydrase family protein, with product MKKQQLFLAAILLGLATISCKDVAPEKPADGIEQSSDPDQNNIKSIMTAEEQASMSPDEIIGRLKKGNENFVANNLTTRDHSEQRRLATIGQYPKALVLSCVDSRVPVEDVFDLGIGDIFVARVAGNIENDDILGSMEFATAVAGSKVIIVMGHTSCGAVYNAVDGTDAGAMGMASLQKLLDEIKPVVVAENGVDVSSKNKPYVNKVITENVYKTVADIRLKSPTMKAMEDAGQIKILGAVYHMETGKVEFL from the coding sequence ATGAAAAAACAACAACTATTTTTAGCAGCTATCTTATTGGGATTAGCAACTATATCATGTAAAGATGTAGCACCTGAAAAGCCTGCCGACGGTATCGAACAAAGTTCAGATCCAGACCAAAATAATATAAAAAGTATCATGACGGCTGAGGAGCAAGCAAGTATGTCTCCCGATGAAATTATAGGAAGATTAAAAAAAGGAAATGAAAACTTTGTGGCTAATAATTTAACGACCAGAGATCACTCAGAACAACGCAGACTTGCCACTATTGGTCAATACCCTAAAGCATTAGTACTTTCTTGTGTAGACAGTAGAGTGCCTGTTGAAGACGTTTTTGACTTAGGTATTGGGGACATTTTTGTAGCTCGCGTAGCTGGAAATATTGAAAATGATGATATCCTAGGTTCTATGGAATTTGCAACAGCAGTGGCTGGATCTAAAGTTATTATAGTTATGGGCCATACCTCTTGCGGTGCAGTTTACAATGCAGTTGATGGTACAGATGCAGGGGCTATGGGTATGGCATCATTACAAAAACTTTTAGATGAGATTAAACCTGTTGTGGTAGCAGAAAATGGCGTTGACGTCAGTTCAAAAAACAAGCCCTATGTAAATAAGGTTATCACAGAAAATGTCTATAAGACAGTCGCTGACATTAGGCTTAAATCACCTACAATGAAAGCTATGGAAGATGCTGGTCAAATTAAAATTTTGGGAGCAGTTTATCATATGGAAACCGGTAAGGTTGAATTTTTATAA